CCGGTGCTTTTTTAGCTGGCATCTGGCGCTGCCGCCGCAAGATCAGGGCGGCTCCGGCAGCGAGAAGACCGGCGAGCCCCACCAGCGCCACGGGAGAGAGGGTGGGGACCTCCACCACCGAGGGCAGATCGCCGACAAAGGTCAGGTCCTCGATCTGCCGGCTGCCGCCGGCGGAGACGACGAGGGTGGCAGAGTAGTTGGGAGCTGCCATCACCCAGACGTCGTTCCCCTGGGTGAGGGTGCAGCATTCGGAGAAGTACACCAGGCCGCTCTCGGGGTGAATGACCAAGCCGGTGGCTCCTACATTGTCCGGGGTTCCTGGAAAGTAGATGTGCCCAAACCCTTCGACATCGGGGGGCTCCACATCGACCAATTGGAAGATCCCTTCGCTGCTCTCGATCTTCGTCCAGAGCTCACCCCCTGGCCCGGAAGCTATCGGAGAGATGTTGGGAATCGGAAACGGTGAGTACACCACGAACCCAAGGAAAGTCGCGACCGCGGTTTCAAGATCCACGACAGCCAC
This genomic interval from Acidobacteriota bacterium contains the following:
- a CDS encoding IPTL-CTERM sorting domain-containing protein, coding for MQRWVGTYLLVVCLVWLPASAASAERLWGVLGGLDEGADDAGAVVEIDLDSGEVTVLRTPLPGVGLSGVATLPSGRVFATTEVPDGESSLLLELDPASGGLLRVIGEMSIDTAPFFRVHDLTAVPTTGELIAIGRPGQNQVAVVDLETAVATFLGFVVYSPFPIPNISPIASGPGGELWTKIESSEGIFQLVDVEPPDVEGFGHIYFPGTPDNVGATGLVIHPESGLVYFSECCTLTQGNDVWVMAAPNYSATLVVSAGGSRQIEDLTFVGDLPSVVEVPTLSPVALVGLAGLLAAGAALILRRQRQMPAKKAPGGPVRNRPVHQGKAAGSTRRRSADS